The Danio rerio strain Tuebingen ecotype United States chromosome 1, GRCz12tu, whole genome shotgun sequence genome includes a region encoding these proteins:
- the gpm6ab gene encoding glycoprotein M6Ab isoform X2, with amino-acid sequence MGCSECCLKCLSGIPYASLIATILLYAGVALFCGCGHEALSGTVTILQTYFDVVRSPVDALDVFTMIDIFKYVIYGVAAAFFVYGILLMVEGFFTTGAIRDLYGDFKITTCGRCVSAWFIMLTYIFMLAWLGVTAFTSLPVFMYFNIWNTCQNMTLLEGSLSSANSANLCFDLRQYGIVSIGEEKRLCADNENFKKMCESNELDLTFHLFVCALAGAGAAVIAMVHYLMVLSANWAYVKDACRMQKYEDIKSKEEQELHDIHSTRSKERLNAYT; translated from the exons GTTGCTCTGAATGCTGCCTCAAATGTCTGAGTGGGATCCCGTATGCCTCTCTGATCGCCACTATCCTGCTGTACGCCGGTGTTGCTCTCTTCTGTGGCTGTGGACATGAGGCTCTTTCTGGCACCGTCACCATCCTGCAGACCTACTTTGATGTCGTCCGGTCGCCTGTTGATGCCCTGGATGTCTTTACCAT GATTGACATCTTCAAGTATGTGATCTATGGAGTGGCAGCAGCTTTTTTTGTCTATGGTATTTTGCTGATGGTGGAGGGATTTTTCACCACTGGTGCCATCCGGGATCTCTATGGAGACTTCAAGATCACCACCTGTGGGCGCTGTGTTAGTGCCTGG TTCATCATGCTTACTTATATCTTCATGTTGGCCTGGCTGGGAGTCACAGCCTTCACCTCTCTGCCGGTCTTCATGTACTTCAACATCTGGAACACTTGTCAGAACATGACTCTGCTGGAGGGTTCTCTCTCTTCAGCGAACAGCGCCAACCTTTGCTTTGACCTGCGTCAGTACG GAATCGTGTCCATCGGTGAAGAGAAAAGACTGTGTGCCGATAATGAAAACTTCAAGAAGATGTGTGAATCTAATGag CTGGATCTGACGTTCCACTTGTTTGTCTGCGCTCTTGCGGGGGCTGGAGCGGCGGTTATCGCCATG GTGCACTACCTGATGGTGCTGTCGGCTAACTGGGCTTACGTGAAGGACGCCTGCCGGATGCAGAAATACGAGGACATCAAGTCCAAGGAGGAGCAGGAGCTTCATGATATCCACTCTACTCGCTCTAAAGAGCGCCTGAACGCATACACATAA
- the gpm6ab gene encoding glycoprotein M6Ab isoform X1: MEENMEEGQTQKGCSECCLKCLSGIPYASLIATILLYAGVALFCGCGHEALSGTVTILQTYFDVVRSPVDALDVFTMIDIFKYVIYGVAAAFFVYGILLMVEGFFTTGAIRDLYGDFKITTCGRCVSAWFIMLTYIFMLAWLGVTAFTSLPVFMYFNIWNTCQNMTLLEGSLSSANSANLCFDLRQYGIVSIGEEKRLCADNENFKKMCESNELDLTFHLFVCALAGAGAAVIAMVHYLMVLSANWAYVKDACRMQKYEDIKSKEEQELHDIHSTRSKERLNAYT; this comes from the exons GTTGCTCTGAATGCTGCCTCAAATGTCTGAGTGGGATCCCGTATGCCTCTCTGATCGCCACTATCCTGCTGTACGCCGGTGTTGCTCTCTTCTGTGGCTGTGGACATGAGGCTCTTTCTGGCACCGTCACCATCCTGCAGACCTACTTTGATGTCGTCCGGTCGCCTGTTGATGCCCTGGATGTCTTTACCAT GATTGACATCTTCAAGTATGTGATCTATGGAGTGGCAGCAGCTTTTTTTGTCTATGGTATTTTGCTGATGGTGGAGGGATTTTTCACCACTGGTGCCATCCGGGATCTCTATGGAGACTTCAAGATCACCACCTGTGGGCGCTGTGTTAGTGCCTGG TTCATCATGCTTACTTATATCTTCATGTTGGCCTGGCTGGGAGTCACAGCCTTCACCTCTCTGCCGGTCTTCATGTACTTCAACATCTGGAACACTTGTCAGAACATGACTCTGCTGGAGGGTTCTCTCTCTTCAGCGAACAGCGCCAACCTTTGCTTTGACCTGCGTCAGTACG GAATCGTGTCCATCGGTGAAGAGAAAAGACTGTGTGCCGATAATGAAAACTTCAAGAAGATGTGTGAATCTAATGag CTGGATCTGACGTTCCACTTGTTTGTCTGCGCTCTTGCGGGGGCTGGAGCGGCGGTTATCGCCATG GTGCACTACCTGATGGTGCTGTCGGCTAACTGGGCTTACGTGAAGGACGCCTGCCGGATGCAGAAATACGAGGACATCAAGTCCAAGGAGGAGCAGGAGCTTCATGATATCCACTCTACTCGCTCTAAAGAGCGCCTGAACGCATACACATAA
- the gpm6ab gene encoding glycoprotein M6Ab, protein MGCSECCLKCLSGIPYASLIATILLYAGVALFCGCGHEALSGTVTILQTYFDVVRSPVDALDVFTMIDIFKYVIYGVAAAFFVYGILLMVEGFFTTGAIRDLYGDFKITTCGRCVSAWFIMLTYIFMLAWLGVTAFTSLPVFMYFNIWNTCQNMTLLEGSLSSANSANLCFDLRQYGIVSIGEEKRLCADNENFKKMCESNELDLTFHLFVCALAGAGAAVIAMVVAVSVLINNHASLTSKNAGRYCTRF, encoded by the exons GTTGCTCTGAATGCTGCCTCAAATGTCTGAGTGGGATCCCGTATGCCTCTCTGATCGCCACTATCCTGCTGTACGCCGGTGTTGCTCTCTTCTGTGGCTGTGGACATGAGGCTCTTTCTGGCACCGTCACCATCCTGCAGACCTACTTTGATGTCGTCCGGTCGCCTGTTGATGCCCTGGATGTCTTTACCAT GATTGACATCTTCAAGTATGTGATCTATGGAGTGGCAGCAGCTTTTTTTGTCTATGGTATTTTGCTGATGGTGGAGGGATTTTTCACCACTGGTGCCATCCGGGATCTCTATGGAGACTTCAAGATCACCACCTGTGGGCGCTGTGTTAGTGCCTGG TTCATCATGCTTACTTATATCTTCATGTTGGCCTGGCTGGGAGTCACAGCCTTCACCTCTCTGCCGGTCTTCATGTACTTCAACATCTGGAACACTTGTCAGAACATGACTCTGCTGGAGGGTTCTCTCTCTTCAGCGAACAGCGCCAACCTTTGCTTTGACCTGCGTCAGTACG GAATCGTGTCCATCGGTGAAGAGAAAAGACTGTGTGCCGATAATGAAAACTTCAAGAAGATGTGTGAATCTAATGag CTGGATCTGACGTTCCACTTGTTTGTCTGCGCTCTTGCGGGGGCTGGAGCGGCGGTTATCGCCATG GTGGTGGCCGTGTCTGTCCTCATCAATAACCACGCCAGTCTGACATCTAAGAACGCAGGGAGGTACTGCACGCGTTTCTGA
- the gpm6ab gene encoding glycoprotein M6Ab isoform X3 codes for MEENMEEGQTQKGCSECCLKCLSGIPYASLIATILLYAGVALFCGCGHEALSGTVTILQTYFDVVRSPVDALDVFTMIDIFKYVIYGVAAAFFVYGILLMVEGFFTTGAIRDLYGDFKITTCGRCVSAWFIMLTYIFMLAWLGVTAFTSLPVFMYFNIWNTCQNMTLLEGSLSSANSANLCFDLRQYGIVSIGEEKRLCADNENFKKMCESNELDLTFHLFVCALAGAGAAVIAMVVAVSVLINNHASLTSKNAGRYCTRF; via the exons GTTGCTCTGAATGCTGCCTCAAATGTCTGAGTGGGATCCCGTATGCCTCTCTGATCGCCACTATCCTGCTGTACGCCGGTGTTGCTCTCTTCTGTGGCTGTGGACATGAGGCTCTTTCTGGCACCGTCACCATCCTGCAGACCTACTTTGATGTCGTCCGGTCGCCTGTTGATGCCCTGGATGTCTTTACCAT GATTGACATCTTCAAGTATGTGATCTATGGAGTGGCAGCAGCTTTTTTTGTCTATGGTATTTTGCTGATGGTGGAGGGATTTTTCACCACTGGTGCCATCCGGGATCTCTATGGAGACTTCAAGATCACCACCTGTGGGCGCTGTGTTAGTGCCTGG TTCATCATGCTTACTTATATCTTCATGTTGGCCTGGCTGGGAGTCACAGCCTTCACCTCTCTGCCGGTCTTCATGTACTTCAACATCTGGAACACTTGTCAGAACATGACTCTGCTGGAGGGTTCTCTCTCTTCAGCGAACAGCGCCAACCTTTGCTTTGACCTGCGTCAGTACG GAATCGTGTCCATCGGTGAAGAGAAAAGACTGTGTGCCGATAATGAAAACTTCAAGAAGATGTGTGAATCTAATGag CTGGATCTGACGTTCCACTTGTTTGTCTGCGCTCTTGCGGGGGCTGGAGCGGCGGTTATCGCCATG GTGGTGGCCGTGTCTGTCCTCATCAATAACCACGCCAGTCTGACATCTAAGAACGCAGGGAGGTACTGCACGCGTTTCTGA